Below is a genomic region from Paraburkholderia sp. BL23I1N1.
GTAGAGGCGGCGGCGTGGACATGGAGGGCGGCTGGGCGCGCAGGGACGGGCTGGGACTCGCTATTCTAGGGAAAAGCGTGGGCCGGCGCAGCGGATAGACGCTAAATGGGAAGCCAGAATGCGCCGCTCAGACCGACGCGGGCAACGCCGCGGCAGCGCGGAAAAATGCCTGCGCGCGCGGCTCGTTGCCGAACGCCGCGTGAATCCTGATCCACGGGCTGACTTCCATGTTCGGCCGGAAATAGCTGCCGGGCACCACCGTCACGCCGAGCGGTGCGCCGCATGTCACGAGCCGTTCGGCATTGTCGACATGCGGTACGCGCGCCCAGACGAACTTGCCGCCGACGGGCTTTTCGAACAATTCCCAGCCGGCGTCTTCGAGTGTCTGGATGGTCGAGCCGAGCGCGTCGCGCATGCGGCGGCGCAGTCGTTCGAGATACTTGCGGTACGCGCCGCGCTCCAGTAACGACACGGCGACCGCCTCGGCAAAGCGCGAACCGCCGATGCTCGTCAGCATCTTGATGTCGACCAGATCCTTGATGATCGCGTGGCTCGCCACCACGCAGCCGATCCGCAGCGAGGAGGACAGCGTCTTCGACAAGCCGCCCACGTAGATCACGTGGTCGAGCTGGTCGAGGGTCGCGAGACGGTCGGTGACGTCGGTCTGGAAGTCGGCGTAGATGTCGTCTTCGATGATCTTGAAACCGTGTTCGCGCGCCAGTTGCAGCAGCCGGAACGCCACCGGCGGCGCGACCGTGGTGCCGGTCGGATTGTGGAACACCGTGTTGATGAACATCAGCTTTGGCCGATGCAGTTGCAACTGCGCCTGCAACACATCGAGATCGGGACCGTTGCGGGTGCGCGGAATGCCGATCAGCTTCACGCCGTGCAGCTTCAGCAGGCCATACAGGTTGTAGTAGCCGGGGTCCTCGACGAACATGGTGTCGCCGGCCTTGAGCATGTAGCGCATCAGCAGATCGAGCGCCTGGCTCGCGCCGTTGGTGATCAGGATCTGCGAGGCATCCGCCTGAATCCCCAACTGGCCGATGCGGCCTTGCAGGTGTTCGCGCAAGGTCAGATTGCCGAGCGGGGTTGCGTAATCGACCATGGCCGCGATGTCGGTGCGCGACACGTGGCGAATCGCCTGCGCGAGGCTATCCGTGTCGCGCCACCCATCGGGAATGAAGCCGCTGCCGAGCTTGAGCGTTTCACCCGGGTGGTTGAACTGCTGAAGAAGGTGCACCGATTCGTCCTCGGCGCGGCGCGGGTCCGAGGTGCCCTGGCAAAGCGTGCCTGGCGGCTGGCGGTCGGCGACATAGAAGCCCGAACCGTGGCGCGAGTCGACATAGCCGAGCGACACCAGCCGGTCGTAAGCCTCGATCACAGGAAAACGGCTCACGCCGTAGTCAGCGGCGAACTGGCGGATCGACGGCAGCTTCGCGCCGGGGTGAGCGGTGCGTGAACGAATCCAGGCGGTGATGCCCGTGACGATCTGCTCAGTGAGCGGTACGCCGTTATCCCGATCGAGCTGGATTTCGAGTTTCATGCGGTTCTTTTCCTTCGCCGGACGGCTGGAGCGCCCGAGCGCGGAACCGTCGGCACGGCGCGCGCCGCACACGCGCTCACGAAGCGGGAGCGCAGCCAACTGTCCGTTTTTTCGACTGAACAGTTCCGATGAAAGTGTTCGGAACTGTGCATGGGTATCCGATGATCGCACGTCAATAATCGCTACAACAGGATAGTTTTTTGAAGGAGAAAAGCGATGCGTGAAGTCCGTATTTTCGAAATGGAACATGACGAGCCCGCGGCGGCCTGGCGTGTCGCGCGTCCGTCGATCTTCAAGGTGATCTCGGGCGAAATCTGGCTGACCGTCGAGGGCGAAAACGTCGATCACTGGCTGGCAACGGGGCAATCGATCGAGTTGCCGCGCGGTACGGCGGCGTGGGTCAGCGCAGGGCGGGCGGGTGCGCGTTTCGCGCTGGCTAGTGGGTCGGAAAGCGCTGCAACGCGGGCACTGCGTGGTTTGCCGATGTTGAACTGGCTGCCGCGCTGGTTGGGCGTGGCGTGACGGGCTGCCGCGGCTAATTCAGGTGCAGGTAGGTGCATACCGCATTTGCCTCGCAGTTGGTCAAAGCCGCACCTCAACTTACCGCTTCATACTCCCCGATGTAACGCGCGCGCGGCCGGATCAGCCGGCCGTCGCGCGTTTGTTCCATGGCATGGGCAATCCAGCCCACGACCCGGCCGAGCGCGAACAGCGTGAATGCGGCGCCGGCCGGCAGGCCGAGTACCCGTTCGATGGCCGCGAGCGCGAAGTCGACGTTCGGCTCAGTGCCGGTCGTGTCGCGCACCGTGCGCGCGAGCGCCTCGACTTCGCCTAACGGCGAGCGGGCCGGCGCGCAGCCCGCAAGCATCCCGAGCAGCAGCCGCGCGCGCGGATCGCCTTCCGGATACAGCGGATGGCCGAAACCCGACAGCACCGGCCTATGCGCGCCGTGTTCGTGGCGCGCGAGCCGGTTCGCCAGATAGCGATCGAGGTCGGGGGCGCGCGACGCTTCATCGAGGAGCGCGGCAATGCGCACCGTTTCGCCACCATGCCGCGGCCCGGCCAACGCGGCCAGACCGCCCGCGACCGCGCCGAACAGGTGCGTTCCCGTCGACGTAATGCAGCGCACCGTGAAAGTCGACGCATTCAGTTCGTGATCCGCGCATGCCACCAAGGCCGCGCGCAGCAGCCCTGCCTGCTGACGGTTGCGCACGTTCCACGCCGAAGCCAACTGCTTGTGCAGCAGTTCGTTCGA
It encodes:
- a CDS encoding PLP-dependent aminotransferase family protein: MKLEIQLDRDNGVPLTEQIVTGITAWIRSRTAHPGAKLPSIRQFAADYGVSRFPVIEAYDRLVSLGYVDSRHGSGFYVADRQPPGTLCQGTSDPRRAEDESVHLLQQFNHPGETLKLGSGFIPDGWRDTDSLAQAIRHVSRTDIAAMVDYATPLGNLTLREHLQGRIGQLGIQADASQILITNGASQALDLLMRYMLKAGDTMFVEDPGYYNLYGLLKLHGVKLIGIPRTRNGPDLDVLQAQLQLHRPKLMFINTVFHNPTGTTVAPPVAFRLLQLAREHGFKIIEDDIYADFQTDVTDRLATLDQLDHVIYVGGLSKTLSSSLRIGCVVASHAIIKDLVDIKMLTSIGGSRFAEAVAVSLLERGAYRKYLERLRRRMRDALGSTIQTLEDAGWELFEKPVGGKFVWARVPHVDNAERLVTCGAPLGVTVVPGSYFRPNMEVSPWIRIHAAFGNEPRAQAFFRAAAALPASV
- a CDS encoding DUF2917 domain-containing protein, which translates into the protein MREVRIFEMEHDEPAAAWRVARPSIFKVISGEIWLTVEGENVDHWLATGQSIELPRGTAAWVSAGRAGARFALASGSESAATRALRGLPMLNWLPRWLGVA
- a CDS encoding citrate/2-methylcitrate synthase, producing MPPSHSLTAAEAAATLGISLPTLYAYVSRGMLSSSPDAHGKHRLYDAGEVRRLARRKEDGKRAGKVAQKVLDWGVPVLESSITLVADGHLSYRGHDAMELARTASLEDVAALLWECSARRIAEAPLVPIAAAQWAAWLKLWSDSTPLDRALVLLPAAAAQMPRVWALGRDTQLDTACAVMRLLAAAMVSAAPSNELLHKQLASAWNVRNRQQAGLLRAALVACADHELNASTFTVRCITSTGTHLFGAVAGGLAALAGPRHGGETVRIAALLDEASRAPDLDRYLANRLARHEHGAHRPVLSGFGHPLYPEGDPRARLLLGMLAGCAPARSPLGEVEALARTVRDTTGTEPNVDFALAAIERVLGLPAGAAFTLFALGRVVGWIAHAMEQTRDGRLIRPRARYIGEYEAVS